A genomic segment from Spinacia oleracea cultivar Varoflay chromosome 3, BTI_SOV_V1, whole genome shotgun sequence encodes:
- the LOC130469630 gene encoding uncharacterized protein, giving the protein MANQGITDVVKQLAEVVQNLAQARNNPGLDPAGEMLKKVAQSNPPLYQMEIDPIVLENWLREFDKLIRCENTWRATPKFGWESFKVSLRNKFYPLYLKRQKAQKFIEMRMEGMSVTEYYSKFIELSRFAPEVVATKGSKIREWIDYGFTDEASWRDLHLFRHLVHTEKMPISIDCS; this is encoded by the exons atggctaaccaaggaATTACTGATGTGGTTAAACAATTAGCTGaggtagtgcagaacttagcacaagCTAGGAACAACCCAGGGCTTGATCCGGCTGGAGAAATGTTAAAaaaggtggcccaaagtaatCCTCCATTGTACCAAATGGAGATTGATCCAATTGTACTAGAAAattggctaagggagttcgataagctgaTT aGATGTGAGAACACCTGGAGAGCTACACCTaaatttggatgggaatcatttaAGGTTTCCTTAAGGAATAAGTTCTACCCGTTATATCTGAAAAGGCAGAAagcccaaaaattcattgagaTGAGAATGGAGGGAATGTCTGTGACTGAGTACTACTCGAAGTTCATAGAGctatctaggtttgcacctgaagtggtggcaacgaaAGGCTCAAAGATTcgagagtggattgactatggatttACAGATGAGGCTAGCTGGAGAGACCTTCACCTCTTTAGACACCTTGTACATACGGAAAAGATGCCCATCAGTATAGACTGCAGCTAA